A single region of the Pontibacter kalidii genome encodes:
- a CDS encoding nitric-oxide reductase large subunit, translating into MKYKKLWLGFIAVIVGSFAVLGYYGTEIYRQAPPIPDKVITASGQVLFTAQDIQDGQNVWQSVGGQELGSIWGHGAYVAPDWSAEWLHKEAMFFLDTWAQQEKGVTHDELDEEMQAMLQARLQKQLRANTYDPETGELKISDLRAAAIADVSQHYTGLFMNDPALANYRDAYAMKDNTVSDPERMRKLNAFFFWTSWACVTERPGKEITYTNNWPAEKLVANEPSSDLIIWTGFSVIILIAGVGLLAYYYASNREEEIDTSKLPKQDPLLGLKATPSMKATLKYFWIVTALILVQVTLGVVTAHYGVEGQALYGFPLADYLPYSITRTWHVQLAIFWIATSWLATGLYIAPAVSGHEPKYQKLGVNFLFTCLLIIVAGSLAGQWYGVMQKLGYGENFWFGHQGYEYVDLGRFWQIFLLIGLFLWLGLMVRAILPAFRNDVEGRHLLGMFLISSAAIAIFYASGLMWGQHTNLAIAEYWRWWVVHLWVEGFFEVFATVVIAFLFVRMGLLDTKMATTTVLFSTIIFLFGGIIGTFHHLYFSGTPTAVMALGATFSALEVVPLVLIGFEAYHNLELSRATLWIKAYKWPIYSFVAVAFWNLVGAGVFGFVINPPIALYYMQGLNTTPVHAHTALFGVYGMLGIGLMLFVLKGLSARRRWKDGVISFAFWSINIGLMLMVLISVLPIGLLQTWASVEHGLWYARSMEFMQTDTMEILRWLRVVGDTIFAGGVVALAWFVIGLKTGWSLEADEDVSAEDYPSARKTKASK; encoded by the coding sequence ATGAAGTATAAAAAACTCTGGCTGGGATTCATCGCTGTGATAGTGGGGTCCTTTGCCGTACTCGGCTATTACGGAACCGAGATCTACAGACAAGCGCCGCCTATACCCGACAAAGTGATCACTGCCTCCGGCCAGGTGCTGTTCACCGCACAGGACATCCAGGACGGGCAGAACGTATGGCAATCGGTTGGCGGGCAGGAACTGGGCTCTATCTGGGGCCACGGTGCCTACGTAGCCCCCGACTGGAGCGCTGAGTGGTTGCACAAGGAGGCCATGTTCTTTCTGGATACCTGGGCACAGCAGGAAAAGGGCGTAACGCACGACGAGCTGGACGAGGAGATGCAGGCCATGCTACAGGCGCGTCTGCAAAAGCAGCTACGGGCCAACACCTATGACCCGGAGACTGGCGAGCTGAAGATATCGGACCTGCGCGCGGCAGCCATTGCCGATGTGAGCCAGCATTACACCGGCCTGTTTATGAACGACCCGGCACTGGCAAACTACCGCGACGCCTACGCCATGAAGGACAACACGGTGAGTGATCCGGAGCGCATGCGCAAGCTGAACGCCTTCTTCTTCTGGACCTCCTGGGCCTGCGTAACCGAGCGCCCCGGCAAAGAGATCACCTATACCAATAACTGGCCTGCCGAGAAACTGGTAGCCAACGAGCCCAGCTCCGACCTTATTATCTGGACAGGCTTCAGTGTAATCATACTTATCGCGGGTGTTGGCCTGCTGGCTTACTATTATGCTTCCAACCGGGAGGAGGAGATCGACACGTCCAAGCTGCCGAAGCAGGACCCGCTGCTGGGCCTGAAAGCCACGCCGTCCATGAAGGCGACGCTGAAGTACTTCTGGATCGTGACGGCGCTGATACTGGTGCAGGTGACGCTGGGCGTGGTAACGGCGCACTATGGCGTGGAAGGCCAGGCACTCTACGGCTTCCCGCTCGCCGACTACCTGCCTTATTCCATTACCCGTACCTGGCACGTGCAGCTGGCCATTTTCTGGATCGCTACCTCCTGGCTGGCTACCGGTTTATACATTGCCCCTGCCGTATCGGGCCACGAGCCAAAGTACCAGAAGCTGGGCGTAAACTTCCTCTTCACCTGCCTGCTGATTATCGTGGCTGGCTCACTGGCCGGGCAATGGTATGGCGTGATGCAGAAACTGGGCTACGGGGAGAACTTCTGGTTCGGACATCAAGGCTATGAGTATGTGGACCTGGGTCGTTTCTGGCAGATATTCCTGCTGATAGGCCTGTTCCTGTGGCTGGGGCTGATGGTGCGGGCTATCCTGCCTGCCTTTAGAAATGACGTGGAGGGCCGCCACCTGCTGGGCATGTTTTTGATCTCCTCGGCTGCCATCGCCATCTTCTACGCCTCTGGCCTGATGTGGGGCCAGCACACCAACCTGGCCATTGCCGAGTACTGGCGCTGGTGGGTGGTGCACCTGTGGGTAGAGGGATTCTTTGAGGTGTTTGCCACCGTGGTCATCGCTTTCCTGTTCGTGCGCATGGGCCTGCTCGATACTAAAATGGCCACCACAACGGTGCTGTTCTCCACCATCATCTTCCTGTTCGGCGGTATCATCGGCACGTTCCACCACTTATACTTTAGCGGCACGCCAACTGCGGTGATGGCGCTGGGTGCCACCTTTAGCGCCCTGGAAGTAGTGCCGCTCGTGCTCATCGGCTTCGAGGCCTACCATAACCTCGAACTCAGCCGCGCCACCCTGTGGATCAAGGCCTATAAATGGCCGATCTACTCCTTTGTGGCCGTGGCGTTCTGGAACCTGGTGGGCGCCGGTGTGTTCGGCTTCGTCATCAACCCGCCGATTGCGCTCTATTATATGCAGGGACTTAACACCACGCCGGTTCACGCGCACACGGCCCTGTTTGGGGTCTACGGCATGTTGGGCATCGGCCTGATGCTGTTCGTGCTGAAAGGCCTCTCGGCCCGCCGCCGCTGGAAGGATGGGGTGATCAGCTTCGCGTTCTGGTCCATTAACATTGGCTTGATGCTGATGGTGTTGATCAGCGTGCTGCCCATTGGCCTGCTGCAGACCTGGGCCAGCGTGGAGCACGGCCTGTGGTACGCCCGCTCCATGGAGTTCATGCAGACCGATACGATGGAAATCCTGCGCTGGCTGCGCGTAGTCGGAGACACTATCTTTGCCGGTGGCGTTGTGGCGCTGGCCTGGTTCGTGATCGGCCTGAAAACCGGCTGGTCTCTGGAAGCCGATGAGGATGTTTCGGCAGAGGATTATCCATCTGCCCGAAAAACCAAGGCATCAAAATAA